The window GTTTTAATTGGACTGGAATGTTACATGCAGTTTtgattctttatatatatatatatatatatatatataagtatagtACAACCGTAACAAGTAATTTAGGGGGGTCAACCATGGCTATATATGATCACTGCAATAGTCAATATATTCTGTaagttaaataaacattataaaatgACTTACTGAAACACGTGACTGAAGTCTTCGCGAAAGTGCAGCGAGTAAATCTACAGTATCTTCAAGACTTTTAGTTGTCATAATATGTAAACCATCGATGATCTATGAAAGATAGTACAATTAATTATCAGTACAAGTAAATTAAATAAGTggaatttacatatatatacataatactTATAGCAATGAGTGCCATATTTGCAGCATTGTATACCGCTAACTTGGATGTTGGtggaaaataaaaaaacaggACATTACATCACTTTAAGATTCTACAGCACTTACCTATCACCAAACATTACAAAATTTTGAATAACAGCTTCTATGATAACTTACCACCTAGATATCTCTGGGTCCAATTTAGACTCAAACACAACCTATATTAATCCAAAGGTGATGACCACATAAGTTACATGGTGTACTAAGGTTGTACGATGGATCATGTGCAATCGTGGGTGAGTTGTAATAAGTAATAAGACGGCTTAATTAACAAAGTTCACTACCCGTTTGGTCACGGTGATTCGCATAGATACATATAACttttaaacataattatttttttaaatgctCCTTTCAATGCAATTTTCAGCTTTTTACGTTGAATGGCAACTGAAGCGGGAAGGAGACCATATCACATGTAATGAGATCATCCTAATTAGAAAATAGTATCCTCCTTCTCGAggcaagggtgttgtttacgaatttgagaggacgaaaaacgaatgtccgccAATTtgaccaggttggtggatatggaggatccacctagaggaattcgaaaacccttattccaaaccaatgatgtacatgggctccaagatcctaaggaaacaaatggcgtatgaaccaattattggtcaccgactacaatgggactgcatctcctgacgttgctccactgccttgtggatcagacctttaggttgaaggttcCGGGTGttgccccttaagaaaaccacctgcttcgttcTGGCCACCTGGCcagtatcacagcccgcacacaaatcaaatgagttttgtggcgcatgtgtattcggtgcctctttgtacccatatttatgtgttcaaataacaatactttatatcagtcagtcagctacaacgtaggactaggcacatatatgcatcggtccaagttgctataccgcattagcacagcaagatgaacacctgATTCCtaggagtagttaagtcaatggtggtgatatataaaagaaagactgcatataaggatatagtacaggaagaaagaattagtatgTAGAAAGAtttcaatctcatagtttaagggaagatagagagtatACGTCTacgccatgtcacccagagtctccaaccattggttacgatagtcacacggaccccaaccaagtagtctgcatctaccaacatggctcagactagaagttagtgacttcaaggactgatgtcacgttttggtttggccgcccctaactttcttccaatctcaGTCGAATACTTTATATCCCTTCAGGCAATTATCACACATTAACCATTAACTTACTTGTGCATTTGAAATTGCTTGTATTAAAACATCATAAGCGACTTTCTGATTATGCATCATCGAACATTCTTCGATTAAATAAATCAACTGTAATAAACCTGTACGTTTTAAACGATACTACATGGAAATTGAATGTAATTAAAAAAGACAAGatacaatattcatttaaaaaattagTCGATTAAAAAAGGTTCATTTTCAAATAGGACAAATTATCTGGCAAGCAATTACATAGTGCATTGAGAGTTTCAAAATTATTCTTTCTCGAATCATATGTATCCCTAACTATTTTTTTTACTACGGCTAGTACTgttactgtggtgtgtgctactgatgtcgacaggtaTAAGTGgaatgtatcaccaatcgaaagtgggaTACTTGgcaacagaaggttaagaaaattGAAGAGAACGTCAACAGAGagcgattggtatggaaacgaaggaataacaaggtctgagacgattgatgggtatttttcaaatgaagtgttactgtatggttttcaggttttaccaagatattctgtaatgttgtattaaAATATGTTCAGTTCTCCTCGCTGGTGTTCTCGTTTACTACGTTACTAGTGTAGTATTTGTCCCGATCACTACATCCTATTGTGTTGATATAGTGTATCAACTTGAATAAATGCACGTGTATGAGGTTCTAATTTACGTACTACTGACTAATAGATTTTTTATTAATCAGTAATCAGTAGTGATGTTAGTCGGTTTTTATGAAAGACTACGCGTCACATAGATATATTCAATTCTGTTTATAACATTCGTTTGTTATGGACATTGAGATTCTGATAACATTAGCATGTTTTGACTCATTTCCTAATTAGAGGTTTGAAACTGTTATTTACAAGTTGAAAGTAAAGTAGTTCAACCAGTGttctgttgttttcttttttgaaaactGAAGGGTGTAGAGCAACAATAAAATCAACTGGTTggttagtaataataaaataattatgaacAATTCTCTCGAATTTAATTATCCCATTACAAGCCTGTATTAAACTATTCTAAAAAGAATCAAGGTATAAACAATAGATATTCAATGTAAAGTGGTGGGATAATGATTTGGAGTATTCAATTTTAAATCTTCAATACTTAGATTTGAACTTCACTCCATTTATTCTGTTTTAAATATGCCTCAATGAATCTGTAGCTAATTAGAGAGTTGCAATAAAAATGACAAACTTAAAGTGCGGTATATATACAGAGAATAAGTAGTACTGATCAAATTACATATGTGGATGGGATgactagtttattttatttcataaacacTAAAGACGAAAGCAATGTTAGTACGGGTATGCATAAGCCTATCAGACTATTAATAAAATAACCTTGTGAATACTGAGACGGAAATTTGAAAATGATAGTTGTGtatatctgtttatttattagaGATTTTATAGCAGTAAAAATATATCCACTGTTTACCTTTTGTTCTCTGAATCGCCCATCAACAATGCTATGTGCTAAATCGTCCATTCTTTTACGTTCAATAATCTGATCCAGTACAGCTTCCATTAAACAATCTAGAACACAAAGAAATATCTAAATGAGTAATGATTTCTGTTTTCTGAATGTGATTCATTTCTCGTATCTGCATCAATTAAGTACTGGAGGTCAAATCCCGTCGCAACCCAGATTTTGCTTAAAATTTAATCAGTAATCTTATATACATGAGGCAACCTGGCATCATAGGCTATTTTAGATAGTACAATTCATAATTACACCAACGTTCACCCTACGTAATTCACTATATTTTGCAGTAAGACAAGTAGGTTAATTCTTTAAAACCCATTAAAATTCGTAAAGTATGAAACCTTTACTGTGATGGAAACTTTCGATGATTGCGGAAGCGATGTACTCAGTTGAAAATATTGGTTGTATCCTTTGATATGGATGGTTTAATTTCACAGTTTTCATTGTTGTTCTGTACAACATTACAATCACTTCATACAGGAGTGAACTATTCAATTGGTCCACAAGCGCTAAATCACTCGGTTCTGACGACATCGTCAGTGGAGGACTATCTTAGGACAATTTGGCAACTTCACTTGTCTTTAAGCTAATGCTTCGGAAATTTTAAAGAATTCATAGAGTTTCCTTGATCCAAAATCTTTCAATTTTTCAGATCGATTTAGTATCTATGACTATGTCTACGTTCAGTGATCTGAGTAGTAACATATCTCATTTTACTGTTAGTTTATGTTTGTGTATGCGTAGATAGAGGAGGTAACTATTTTGTCTATTTcgctcagtcagtcagtaacagcgtagaacttcgtacgtacgtacatcagttcgagttgccacactacattagcacagagatgcagtggtcgattcaaatcccgtagtggtcaaggtaataagagtataagtagtaatcgggaagattagggtttggagatgttattcaaagagtataatccagtgaaataaatttcgaaagagaaaaaaaaagacaaggagatcaaaatttgggagagcacaaagagtggatgcacctgcgccattgcaaacgattttgagccatgtcattcaaggtctccaaccatcggttgctatcatctcgcggtccccaaccacgtagtctacacctaccaacatgactcagaccacttgttagtgacttcatggacttgtgccatgttttagtctggccgcccctagctttcttccaacctactcctataccactgaacatagcacatcgaggtagtcggtcgttgggcatacgtaacacgtgtcccagtcatctcaactgatgaagtttcactacgtcatcaattgatttgccatccttacctagtacccgtttcctaacaactgcattaattactcggtggtcccaggatatacgagcaatatttcgaagacacctatgatcaaatactagtagcctacggatatcctctactcttaccggccatgtttcactgccataaagtaggacggaacgaactgctgcacagtaaacacgtcctttggttgatagacggatatctagcctacaccataaatgacgcaagtttgcaaaagctagtcgagccttctgtatccgtgctgagatttcgtcacacaccagaccacaagggctgatgagacttccaggataagtgaagcggtctacacgctcaactacttcactccctatcattagttcgggtgtcgatgcaacccaatcctgaagcaacattttgcatttcgagggggggAATCGCAttccgaacatgcttgcattgttgcttagagtggtcagaagactctgcattttgtcagcgtcttcaccaaatagaactatgtcatcagcatattctaagttaaCAAGTGAACCtaccggtagaagttcaacccctgtaaatttagatgaggaaagtgttatctctaaaagtacgtcaatgacaaagttgaacaagaatggagagagttgTCTATTTCGCTGCAGGCAGATAACCGCGGATACGAAATCGATTGGGAAAACGTCGAAATTAAAGGTGTCAACAAATTTCCGGAAGAATAGCGTTCAAGTCAATGTGCAGTATATGGGAACATCAACTAAACAAAGAAACGTTATTGTAAGATGATTTATCAAACGTAGTTCAAATACATGACTCGTAAAAATCTCGAAACAATGGCCTTAAAAATCAAGTTATTGATCAAATGAGAGGccatttaataattaaattaaatattcactAAATACCAAGTCGATTCATGCTAGTTTTGAAAAGCATTCACAAACTATATTTTGATATTGGGATAGAGTCCTGAATATTAAATGCGTTGATCAGATTTATATTGGCATACGGTGGACATTTCATTTTTTAACTAATTTATATAAATTCTAATGTTTAAAATACTGGATCTTTGTTGTCAGAGTTTATTGGAGCgtatattatttaatttcaatccTTATTCTGGTTTAAGAATAGTCAATTGAAGGTATCGTGACCAAAGAATATACCAGACAGTAGAAGAAAATAACAGTATTAGTTAAATATTCAATACAGTAATAACCATTATAATGatataattgaataaaactaaaaatTACCTGATTCATTTCGCCATCGTGCAATCCAAAGAAAATCCCCAACAGGAAGTGCTCTTGATTCACATTTGATACTGTACTTTTGAAATACAGTTGGAAGCATTTGTCTTACTTTGTTCGAcctattgtttttattttgtaatttaaacataatgcAAAATAATGAGTTagttaataataacattatttttataaacaccattgatgtttagaactgcaattgatcagtctctttttgtcatatgtgcatcttgcctcgatattgccttacgtcacaagcattataaacagagatggatggtggctatcagtggaattcagaacgcgcgtttcctccCAATTTGgtctcgtcagctgaatgtacctgcatccggTTAGTGACTATCTGGACTCcgaagctaagtggataacgcgatggcgtttgaagcgaacggtgctgggttcgagtgccggagtgaacatcaactctgggatgcaggtacattcaaatgacgagtcccaaataggataaaacgcgcgtcctacattccattgctagccaacATCCATCTctatttattaatgaaattgTTACAACTACATAAAACGTggtttcattattttgataatttccaTGGACTAAATTGATAGTCTGACTCGATGAATGGAGAGAAAGAAAACATTGATTGTCAGATTAGGATTTACTTGATTTTACTACGATGGTATTCGTATTAATAACTTCGTTTAGCTTTGATGATGCAGTGTGGCAAGTTGGGGCAATACAAATGTATGCTCAATTTTAAGTTGCTTATGACTAGTTGATATGTTTTATTTGCACTGTTTAGTAGTCAGATGTCGAAAACCTCTATCAAAAAACATACCATTGATTAACTGATAACCTAGTGTATGAATGTAATTCACTAAAATGGCGAGATTGAAAAGCTAAAACCAACAAGTACTCAGCCTAGCATTTATGTAAAGTCATGAAATTTACAGTCTTATGAATCCAGTATAGACAATTTTGATATGAAGTAGTCAAAGGTAATTTTTAGGGCAAGATTGacctaatttaattttgattagGTTTTTATCACTAAATTATGTGCTTAACAGTGGATAAGTAGGCGAATAGGATAGGATAGAACACACCAAAAcatgataacagtttatgaaatCACTAACTGATAGACTGAGCTCCGTCGGTGATTGTAGAATTTTTGGCTAAAGTGTGTGTGATAACCATACTCTGTGGTTGGAGATAAAAACTTGAAGATTGGTCAAGCTGGTGCGCAATCTTTAACTTCTTCTAGACGTTGAGTTTTAATTCTTTTAGTATAGGAGACGATTTTCAGTTCACGCGGATGCTTTCATTGTTGCTGGGTTCATCAAGCTAGCTAGTTTATAGTTGTGTAGCTTTCATTCATTCTGGATAACATCATTGGTGCTTACTTCTTGTAGAAGAGAGCTCCTTAGTCATTCCTACAAACATTATATCGGTTCGTTATTATGACCCTGTTTGTGATTATTTTTCCCAGTAGGTTTTCTTGTCTTCATGAAGACATCCATTCTTTCCGAATAATACATCTCAAGTTCAAAATTCCTTGCTTTACATCTTATTAACTGTATGTCAACATGTTTTTTCTCATTGTGGCGAAAGTTGAGTAGATGATAGCCTTCAATTGCCTAACAACGAACAATTATTATAAAAGTGTCATTATGTTCAACCAACCCAgatttaattattgaaattagCCCATTCACTATCCAACTACATATGTGTTACATAAGTACTTCGGCTGATTTGTTTCAATTGATAAAGCCATTTTTGAAGAGTAACTATCAAAACCATACGAACACTGTTTAAAAGATAAAAGGACTCACCCGAAATTTTCACGAACATCAGCCAAAAGAATAATTTCATAAGAATTAGCTGGAACGATAAAAGGTGttaatgatgatgacgacgaaaACGAAATTTGGTGTTTTTGAAGTTCGTCACCGATAGGATTCAGACAGTTTCTAGTACTAATAATATGTGGATTCGGAGGTTCACCAGATGTTTGTGAGCTATACTTGGTCATAGCACGatttaatgaaatcatttcaGATGTGCCTGGTAGACTTAGTTGACGGGTCAAAATTGGATGTGAGTGAGTAGGAGATTTTGGTTGCATTGTGGACTCTGGTGCTACCGAATTTGTACAGTTTCGACTTGATTTACTTGTGAGACCATTATGTGAAACAGATTCTACAAAGAATAGTTTTCAGAAAAAGTCAACATCTGTTGAATGACTAGTGATACTACTAATATCTTAAAGAAGGGTCTTGCTCGGTTTAATAGAGGGAAGAAAGTATAACCTATTAAAGCAAAGGTAATTGGTTCGACGACAAACAGACTCTCAGTAGTTTATTTTGAGCAGTTAGCCATATTTGTCAACTGGGTACCGTAGTTAGATGTCCAGAATTGTGGAAAGAGGTGAATAAAAAGACTTTCAATGGGTACATATATTCACAGAATTTATGACATTATGATTGTAGTTGGAAGTAAAGGAGGCTTATATTCATTGACTTAACAATTGTTTCAGTCATGAAAACGTAAGCGCTAATGAATAAAGGATCATTAGATAAGTGTTTCATTATCTCAGTTTGTGGCTCGGTTCAGCGATGTGCACTCTCATGAGTGATAGAAAACAAAACTAGAATCAGAAGGTTCAGATCTCAGAGTGAACACATCATTCAACGATAGAGTTCTTATCTAATGGTTTATAATTTTGAAACTTAGTTACTTTGGaattgttgtggatgcggaggaatagaccaataattatcatgttaagtccaatggtgtccttggactttaaatggacattttctattggtcgatatctgttcacttgttgaatattgtacaaaatgttgttttctatttttatggtacgatgtggtatgcttgattagtatataaataaagtatgtttgaaatataatgattcatatctcagaggttgtgacttgtgttctggactcaactgactgggctagacagggaagtcggaccaatcgagactctaggccgtccgttcgtgtttacgtgtcactgtaatcgatcgataaatacgctgttCTCTAATCTCTTCAGTCAAGGACagaacaattagcacagggtaaaagtCGACCGcaacttaaagccataacagGAATAAATCACGACCAAGTTCTATACTCTTTGTATGACTGACCTCACAGGTCAAAGTTTGACACTAATACATTGAAGAGTTCATTTTGAAGTTTGATAATATTTGGACGCTTTTCAAATTCGAATGTTATTGacattgtggtgtatgctacatatgttgacagatgtaagtagtatgtaacattagTCAGACGTGGAATGCTTGTCAAAAGAAGATTGAACAGAAGAGAGTAGAAAGGGATTGGAATAAAAACAGAATTGGAAGAATTATGAAAGATGTAAATGACAATTGAAATAAGATgtgtaaatgatgtatttaatgcatGATTTTCATACTTTGGTAAACCACTGTGTCATTGTGCATTAAACAAGATAAATTAACCATTTCCACTTGAGTCTTCGTTCCTTACAACATGTCATGAAAACCaagaaaacaaatgaatgtTGAATTTATGGATTAAATTGGTCACAGACTGGTGTACAAATGAAAGCTAAGGATAACTGAACGACTGTTTGATCCTAATATTGGACTACTCAGTAGTCTACATTTGTGGTACCATTACGCACTGAATCCAAAACGCTGAGGTGTCGTATGAAACACTTAGTCATTAGAATCACCGAGTCAGAGACCAATGATACAATTTGTGATATAGCGCAGAAATCATCCAAAGGCATAGGCGACAATTGTTTTATTGGTGACACGGGTGAACTATATCGGCCACGACTGTTTACTAGGAATTTAGGGAAACTTTGAAGTAAGTTTCTAGTGAGTTGGCTGTTACATCATAGATGGAGaaattttgtggagattggttCAATTTGTAGCTTTGGTTTGTCAGATTAATTTCATTTGGAAGTTGCTTAAATTACTGCATATATAAATGtatcatttaaaaatgaattatgacTGAAATCTGTAATTTTCTCAAAGCGATGAATCCGAAATACAGAAGGTTGATTACCTTGAGATTTGCATCGTTTAATTCCAGTCTCGAGACTAGTTGAGTTATTAACTTTTGATATTGGTTTAAACGTGAAAGTAGTTGAAGACGTAGTTATCATCGCACTACTATTGGTTGTATCGATAGATTTTATACTTGATATAGGATTTGTACACAGGTTAGGCGCATTAGGATCGAGTAAGTAAGCATACGTATATGTTATGCCGTTTTCTGTTAACCTGTTCCAGAGAGTGAGAGAGGGAtggaaatagaaaataatacaatattgaataataagtgTTATTATTTGTCGCTGTAATAATACTAATCGTAATTTACTATATACAAttcaaaattttttaaaatatataaagatTTACAAAATGATGTACTAGGTTAATAGACAGTTACCAAGGAAATAAAACAGTTAaggtttatttataattatatttatctaAGATATTGTCAGTGTTTGAATTTGTCATGGTGAGATTTTTGATGAAGACCAGATTTTAGCAAAACAGTCGGCCTACAGAATTAAATAAAGTGACCATTTCTAATTCAGTACAACAATGAGTCATTATTTCTATATGTAaaagccagtcagtcagtagcaacgtagaacttcgtacgtacctATATCatttcgagttgccataccacattagcactcacatacaattgtcgattcaaatcccatagtggtagaggtagcaaaagtataagcagtactcggaaagattagggtttgaagatgtcattcaaagagtataatccagtgaaataaatttggaaagataaaaaaagaaacaacgaGAATTAAGGAGATTAGAATTCGGGAAgacacaaagagtgaatgcacctgcgccattgcaaacgattttgagccatgtcattcaagctctctaaccatcggttgctatcacctCGCGGATCCCAAACAGATAGTCTGCACCTATTAACATGGCttagttcacttgtcagtgacttcatggatttgtgtcatgtttCGGTCTGACCTACACCTACACCTACACCATAAAaaatcgcacatcgaggcagtcgatGGTTGGGCATAAGTAACACGTGTCGACTTAAGGAGCCAATATGTCAACAGAGGGAGATATTTGATACTTTAGCTGTGAAGTTCGTATTACCAACTTATGGGATTAACTTCGTATTGTTGACTTTAACGCCTTTGTGATTATGTTTAACCCcagtgtaataataattaagtcaCGACGCAAAGTACGATTTGATAGGGTATGTTCAAACTAAACTTGTCCTCCAGTCAATGGATCAGACAtacaaaaacaataacgaaTGAATAAGCGTACATGCACGAAATTGAAAGTCAGGTTATATATGTAACTCACCATACATGTATATAAAACATGTCCTGAAGTAAAAATACAGTATCCGGCTTTAATGTAACATGGACAAATATACACAAGTATTCATAAAACCACGTCTATACATTTTGCGATTACCCATACGAGTGAGTACAAAACAGCCAATCTGATTGTAATTATAATTTAGATAAACGCTCATTTAGTATCATATTTTAACACTGTTTAAAATTAACGGTGTATAGATTAACAGAAAAGAgtgaaatgaattaatatatCCAGAGAACAAATGCTAATCTTGGATAAAAACAATTGGGAAATAACAA of the Schistosoma haematobium chromosome 4, whole genome shotgun sequence genome contains:
- the MUS81_1 gene encoding Crossover junction endonuclease mus81, variant 3 (EggNog:ENOG410V74W~COG:L); the encoded protein is MNSTIRYILIRQKMNANIFCVENHRKTLVKALYHEMNSYGLYFTYVDEHNNPVHLKRNAHQREYNLDGEVNLPGYRIRCIYEDLIISGVSYRIDWSSSGLTENGITYTYAYLLDPNAPNLCTNPISSIKSIDTTNSSAMITTSSTTFTFKPISKVNNSTSLETGIKRCKSQGNQPSVFRIHRFEKITDFSHNSFLNDTFIYAVI